Proteins from a genomic interval of Paenibacillus sp. FSL R5-0623:
- a CDS encoding AbfB domain-containing protein, with product MTVLKESGQPGDIRKLESFNVPGSFIRHYNYQARIDASVSPAEDAQFRIVPGLSNATGISFESMNYPGYFLRNNNGSITLVKNDGSTTFRNDATFKRVNGLANASWTSYASFSNPNLYLRHYNNVLKLEAVVTGLDKSDATFREVAQ from the coding sequence ATGACCGTATTGAAAGAGTCCGGACAACCGGGTGATATCCGCAAGCTGGAGTCATTCAATGTGCCGGGCAGCTTCATTCGTCACTATAACTATCAGGCACGGATTGATGCGAGTGTCAGTCCAGCGGAGGATGCACAATTCCGTATCGTTCCTGGGCTGTCGAATGCAACAGGCATTTCGTTTGAGTCCATGAATTATCCGGGTTATTTCCTGCGCAATAATAATGGCAGCATCACACTTGTGAAAAATGACGGCAGCACTACATTCCGAAATGACGCCACGTTCAAACGTGTAAATGGACTTGCTAACGCCAGTTGGACATCGTACGCGTCATTTAGTAACCCGAACCTGTATCTGAGACATTACAATAATGTGCTGAAATTGGAAGCTGTCGTTACCGGACTAGATAAGTCAGACGCGACCTTCAGAGAGGTTGCACAATAA